The sequence TGGCCGGCATTGCCAAAATGGGACGGACATACCAGCCTGGCCTGGTTGTTGTTGACCGGTCTGTTGGCGGGGAATTTGAAAATTATGTAACCCCGGAGCAAACCATTCCCGCGAAACCTTTAGCCTTCCCCTGGGAGAGTTGCATTACCATGGGCGGATCCTGGAGTTATGTGCCCGGTGATACCTATAAACCCACCAATGAACTCGTGCATATGCTTGTCAGGATCATTTCACGCGGCGGTAATTTCCTGTTGAATATCGGGCCTTCGCCGGAAGGTGATTTTAGTGATACGGCGTATAGCCGGTTAAAAGAAATCGGTCAATGGATGAAAGTGCATGGTGAAGCCGTATATGGTACAATTCCTTTTGCACCATATGAACAGGGAAATGTTGTGTATGTGCAGTCTAAGGATAAAAAGATTCTATATGCTTACGTCCTGAGTAATAAGGAAGGTCATCTGGAATTGCCGGCTCAAATTGTTGTACCAGGAATTACTGCTAATAAGAAGACCAAGGTGATTTGCCTGGATGCACCAGCATTGAAATTGAAACTGGTCAACAAAGATGGCGCTGCTATCCTTCATTTGCCTGAAACACTGGCCAATCGGGCGGCTTCTTTCCGGTATGCTACCACCTTTAAAATTATTTTATAGTATTTACCGGCAGGGACTGCCGGGCTGAAACTTGTTCCCCTAAAAACCCGGTAATAAAAAGAGCAGCATCACGGCACCTTTTCCTGGCAGCTGGTCCGGTCCAAAACGGATTGAAATGACGGGAAAGTTCATGCCCGATTCCATCATATATTTTGAGTTGGTTCGGTGTTCCCAACTGGTCTAGTTGCCTGTGCATTACACTGCTGCCGAATACCGTGGGTTCTGAATAATTTATGGGTACTACGCGATCTTTTGAGCCATGGACACTAACTACAGGGATCCTTGCGTTGTTCAACCAGCTCGAATCATATATACCACCCCAGCAATTTACAATTGCTGTAATGCCCTCAATAAAAGGTTTTTGGGAAAGATTTCCTGCATGTTTTGTATCAAATATCCTGGTCAGTGCTGCAGGACTGCTGTATGCTGCCTGTATGGCCATCATTCCGCCTACTGAATTACCGGCAAGAATAATATTATTGGTATCAATGCCATATTTTCCGGCATTCAATTTAAGGAAAGTGACGGCTTGCTGCAGGTCTTGAATGGCATCGAAACAACCTTCCGCAAGGTCTTTAAAACTTGAGAGGGGCCTTTTTTTACTGAGGCGATAGTTCAAAGAAGCACAAATATATCCTTGTTGTGCAAATGCTTTACTGAAAACTGGTGTGCTGTTTGATTTTTTTGATCCCAGTTTAAATCCACCGCCATGCATCATGATAATCAGCGGTCGTTTGATAGTAGATGTGGAAACAGGTGAATAGATATCCAGGAGATAATAATTTGACCTGATGCCGGATTTTACAGGCTGGCCATAACGGATGTTTTTTTGAATGATAATTTCGGTTGCAAGGTGATTTGAAGCAGGTGCCATTTCCCCGCTTTGGGCGTGCAAAGCGGGAGGTAATGCAAGTAGAGGCATCAGAACAGTGATATAGATGAATGAATTCATCGTTGCTATGCTTGTTCAGTGGACTGGGTAATGATTCCGAATTCAAATTGCATTTCATTCAGTTTCCTGTACAATCCGTTATGCGCCATCAGTTCAGCATGGGTACCTGATTCATGAACAGTACCTTTATCCACTACCACAATTTTATCTGCATTCCTGATCGTCGACAAACGATGCGCAATAACGAATGAGGTACGGCCTTGCATGAGGTTGTCCAGGGCTTCCTGAACCAATTGTTCACTTTCACTATCCAGTGATGAAGTAGCTTCATCCAGTATCAGGATGGCCGGGTCTTTAAGAATAGCCCTGGCTATAGCGATCCGCTGGCGTTGTCCACCACTTAACTTGATGCCTCTTTCACCAACAATGGTTTCATATTGTTCCGGAAACCTGCTGATGAAAACATGGGCATTGGCCTTGGTTGCTGCTGCTATGATTTCAGCATCGGTAGCATTGGGTTTGCCATACGCGATATTTTCTTTGATAGATCCGCCAAATAATAAGACCTCCTGGGGTACAAAAGCCATTTGGCTCCTGAGTTGTGTGAGGGGAAAAGTGGAGGCTGGCCTTTCATCAAAATATAGGGTTCCTGCGTCGGGCTGGTAAAATTGCAGTAAGAGCGAGGCCAGTGTCGTTTTGCCTGCACCACTTGGACCAACGATGGCTACCTGTTGGCCATTATTAGCAACCAGGGACAGGTCTTTCAAAACAGGGACGTCTTTTCTGCCAGGATAGCTAAAGGCGATATGTTCAAAACGAACATTTCCCATTAATGCATAAGCAGGGTCTTTTGCTGTTGGTTCCAGTTCTACAGGCTCACCTTTTGCACGTAATATTTCCCGAATGCTTTCAGTAGCCCCCAAGGTTTTTTGGAGCTGGGAAAACATATCTGCAAATCCGGCAAATGTGCCCCCCACAAACATGGAAAAGATCACAAACATAGTCAAGGAACCTATGGTAAGTTGTCCGCTTTGGATCATGTTTGCCCCATACCACATCACGAAAGCAATAGCCCCGAAAACGCTGAAGATCATAAACGATACAAAAGCGCCGCGGTACCTTGCATTGGCAATGGCTGTATCTACAACTGCATAAATACTCTTAACATAACGGCCTACTTCATGGAACTCACTTGTAAAAGCCTTTACAACAGTAATTCCCTGGAAGGTTTCCTGTACAATTGTGCCACTTTCGGCCAGTTGATCCTGGGCCTTTCTTGACATTTTGCGGATACGTTTACCAAATACGACAGCAAGTACCGCTATTACCGGCACCACTGCCAGCATGACCAGGGCAAGTTTGGTACTTATCCAGAAAATGAATACCAACCCGATAATTAATGTGAATATCCCCCGTAGGAATTCGGCAAGGGTAAAGGAAATGGCGTCCTGGATTTGCGAAAGGTCGGAAGAGATACGGTTGCTTAATTCACCCACACGTTTTTCGGTGAAATAGCTCATTGGCATGGTCAATAGTTTGCTGTACACATCCTTGCGCATACCAGCCAGGGATTTTTCACCTACTTCGGTCAGGAGGTATACACGCATAAATGAGAATACTGTTTGTATGGATAACTGTACAAAAATCAAGAGCAGTGTTGTATTAAGGCTCCAGTGAATGTTTTTCAATTGTAATCCGAAAGGCATGCCTGTGCTTCGATTATCCATTGCCGGGATACTGGCGCCGGGTGATGCGGCGTCGATCATTTTTCCCAGGAATAATGGGAATAAACTTGTCGTGAACGCCGATAATGCTATAAATACCAGGCTCCAGATGAATTTTGCCCTATAGGGTTTCAGGTAACTGAAAAGTACCAATGCCTGCCGCAAACTTTCTTTGCTTATTTTTACTTTAGGCGGTTCATCTGCTGGTGCGCCGTTAACTGAAATTTTTCCTCTTTCCCTCGCCATAGTGTTAAGTGTTCAATCATGAAAATAGACCTGCAAGATAACCATACCTTCCGCCAATTGTTCACTTTACCATTCCGCAGGTTTTTTGGCGCATTGGTCATTATGTTAATAACGATGCCTGCGATCCAGTGCCAGGAACCCAGGATAGACTTCGAGAATTATGACCCGCCTTCCAGCCTGGTTGTGCCTGAACATCCTGTCAAAAGGGCTAAATTCCCGTTTATTGATGTGCATAACCACCAGTATAATATGGTTTCATCAATGGACCAATTGGTAAAGGATATGGACCAGCTTAACCTGCAGGTGATGGTGAACCTGAGCGGGGGAAGCGGTAGTTCCTTAAAAAGGATGGCCGAACAGGCAAAAGTAAAATTCCCCGGGAGGTTTATCATTTTTGCCAACCTCAATTATAGTGGAATAGGGTCAAAAGAATGGACCGCCTCGGCCGTTCAGCAATTGGAAGAAGATGTGCGTAACGGTGCAAATGGCCTCAAGATTTTTAAAGACCTGGGGTTTTCTGTGAAGGATAAGGAGGGAAACCGGGTCACTGTTGATGATCCGAGGCTCGATCCAATATGGGATAAATGCGCCGAATTGAAAATCCCGGTCCTGATCCATACTGCTGATCCCCGGCAATTCTGGCAACCTATCGACGAACGCAATGAACGATTACTTGAATTACATACCCATCCAGGAAGAAGGCGGTCTGATGATCAGCCTGCCCCATGGTTAACCCTGATCAATGAACAACACCGGATGTTTAAAAAACATCCAGGAACGATTTTTATTGCTGCTCATTTTGGCTGGTATGCCAATGACCTCCAACACCTAGATAGCCTCCTGACCGAAATGCCCAATGTATTGGTGGAGTTTGGAGCGGTCATTGCTGAAATTGGCCGCCAGCCCAGGTCTGCCAATGCTTTTTTTACCAAATACCAGGACAGGATTTTGTTTGGAAAGGATAGTTGGGTCCCGGCAGAATACACCACCTATTTCAGGGTATTGGAAACAACGGATGAATATTTTCCCTACCATAAAAAATACCATGCTTTCTGGCGGATGTATGGCCTGGGATTATCGGATGAAATTTTGAAGAAGATCTATTATAAGAATGCTATACGCATTATTCCCCAAATTGATCCGAAAAAATTTACTGATTAGCCATGGAAAATCAAGCTATCAAAAAATGGGCAGCCAAAAAAGTCAAGCTGGCACAAATGGCAGACCATGTTGAACAGTTGGTGGTTGAAGAACCGCTGGAAATAGTATTAGTATACAGTACACCTGATGGCCGTATGCAAAAAAATATTGCGGTAACTATGCGTACGCCTGGTTTTGATCCTGACCTGGTTGTGGGATTTTTATTTTCTGAAGGTATCATCAGCAATTATCAGCAACTGGCCTCTGTGAAAGCCAGTCGCACAGATAATAACCAAGTCACCGTAACCATGGTGGAAAATGAAAAACCGGCACTAACAAATACTGCCAGGAATTTTATCAGCACTGCCAGTTGTGGGGTTTGCGGGAAAACAGGTTTGGAAAATATCAGGACGGCAATGATGTGTAAGACATCGGAAAAAAATATGAAGATAAGGGCAGATTTAATGTATTCTTTCCCTGCAAAACTTTCCGGCCAGCAGGATATCTTTACCACCACGGGTGGCCTGCATGCAGCAGCCTTACTGGATGCCGCAGGAAACCTGCTGGTATTGCGCGAAGATATTGGCCGGCACAATGCAGTAGACAAAATTATAGGGGCGGCAAAAAAGGAAAATTATCCATTGAATGAATTGATTTTATTACTCAGTGGAAGAGCCGGTTTTGAATTGGTGCAAAAGGCGGCAATGGCCGGAATTCCTATGATTATGGCCATTGGTGCACCATCCAGCCTAGCGGTTGAAATGGCTGAGGAATGCGGAATAACACTGGTAGGTTTTTTAAAAGCAGACCGGTTTAATATTTATTGCGGCGCGGCTCAGATCATCGTATGAAATGGTTGAATACATAAAATGAACGGGTATGTCAGACGAATCAACAAGAAAGCCATTATCAGAGAATCCCGTAAAATATACGGGTCTTAGTATTAGCCAGGTAAAAGAAACTGCTGGCGGTATTCCTGCAGTGCTGTCAGCATTCAGGCATATTCTTGCAGAAACAGGATGGGTTCGGGGATGGAAGGCACTGGCCCAATTGAACCAGAAGCGAGGATATGATTGCCCGGGTTGTGCCTGGCCTGACCCTGATGATGAAAGAAGCGGATTGGCCGAATACTGTGAAAATGGGGCAAAGGCAGTTGCAGAAGAAGCGACCAATAAAAAAATCGGACCGGATTTTTTCCTGCAAAACAGCGTATACGAATTGTCTTTATTATCTGACTTTGAGATCGGCAAAAAAGGCCGCATTGAATCCCCCCTTTACCTTCCCGCAGGTGCCACACATTACCGGGCTATTACCTGGTCGGATGCTTTTGAAAAAATCGCCACTTACCTGAAGGAGCTGTCGCATCCGGACCAGGCTATTTTTTATACTTCAGGCCGGACCAGTAATGAGGCTGCATTTTTATACCAGCTCTTTGTTCGCTCATTTGGTACCAACAACCTGCCTGATTGCAGCAATATGTGCCATGAAAGCAGTGGTGTAGCCCTGGGTGAATCGCTTGGCATAGGAAAGGGATCTGTTACGCTGGATGATTTTAATCAAGCTGAGGTTATTCTCATTTTAGGGCAGAATCCCGGTACAAACCATCCCCGGATGCTGACGGCATTGCAAAAAGCGAAAAGGAATGGCGCTATTATCGTATCGATCAATCCTTTGCGGGAAGCTGGACTCATTGGCTTTGACAATCCGCAGCAGATAAGGGGTATGCTCCATATGGATCCGGCATTGTCAGATCTTTTTTTACAGGTAAAGATCAATGGCGATTTGCCACTGTTACAGGCCATAAACTATTTATTACTACAGGAAGAAGAAATGGCACCAGGAACTATTCTGGATATTGCCTTCATAGAAAAGAATACTATTGAATTCAGGCAGTATGTGCGACATATTAAGGCGCTTGATTTTTCGGTGCTGGCCAAACAGGCTGGAATCGGAGAGGAGGAAATACTTGCCTTGGTAAGGTTGATCAGGCATAAAAAAAGAATCATTGCCTGCTGGGCGATGGGACTTACGCAACATAAAAATGCAGTTGACACCATTAAGGAAATCGTAAACCTTTTATTACTGAAAGGCAGTATTGGTGTTCCTGGTGGAGGTACCTGTCCGGTACGCGGCCATAGCAATGTACAGGGCGACAGAACCATGGGTATTTATGAGAAGCCATCAAAAGATTTGCTGGAAGCCCTTAGGGAACAATTCCATTTTGACCCGCCGGCGAAACACGGTTATGATGTTGTGGACAGCATCAGGGCATTGCATAACGGTTCGGCCACTTTTTTTATGGCGATGGGAGGCAATTTCCTATCCGCCACACCTGATACAGCTTTTACATCCGAAGCTCTCCGGAAATGCGGTATGACAGTACATATAACGACCAAGCTTAACCGCAGTCACCTGGTGCATGGCAAGGAGTCAATCATTTTACCTTGCCTGGCAAGAAGTGACAAGGATATGCAGAATGGTGTTTCACAATTTGTTTCCTGTGAAAATTCCATGGGAGTGGTGCAGTCATCAATGGGAAACCTTGCACCAGTTTCTGACCAGTTACTGAGTGAGCCTGCCATTGTATGCAAGATGGCGAAGGCTTATTTTGGAACTACCGGGACGATAAACTGGGATGGTTTTTTGCAACATTACGATTATATCAGGGAAGCGATAGAAAAGACGATCCCTGGTTTTGACGGTTACAACCAAAAGGTTAGAAAGCCCGGTGGATTTTATTTGCCAAATGCGAACCGGGAAGGGCGTTTTGAAACATTCAGTTCAAAAGCACAGTTTAATATTGCAGATTACCAGCCGCAGATTTTATCAGATCATGAATTGTTAATGATGACCATCAGGAGCCATGACCAGTTCAATACCACGATATATGGCCTGGATGACAGGTATCGCGGAATAAAGGGGGAAAGAAGGGTGATTTTTATGAACGCAGAAGATATGGCTGCGCTTGGTTTAGAGCCAAAGTCGGTTGTGAATATTTATAATTTCGAAGGAGGAAAAGAGCGTGTGGCCAAAGGGTTTATTGCGATCCCGTATAATATACCCAGAAAATGCACTGCTACTTATTTCCCTGAAACAAATGTTTTAGTACCCCTCGGCATTGTGGCAGATAAAAGCAAAACCCCTGTTTCCAAGGGGGTTGTCATCGAGGTGCGGAAATAAAAATGCCCTTACCGGAAAAGGTAAGGGCATGTATTGAATAGATGTTTTAAGCTTTCTGATTCCTGATCGTTGTTGTACCCCCACCATCAAGTGTAAGGTTTACCGGTTTATTGGATTTCCAGTTACCTCTTGTAAAGTCAGGGATATCTATGGATTTAGACCTGCTTTTTACAGAGGCTTCAGACAATGGGGCAATAGCACTCCACAGAGCAGCATCATAAACATCCTGGTCTAAAGGCAACCCGTTTCTCAGGCAATCTATCAGGCGCCAGTCCATGATGAAATCCATACCACCATGTCCACCTACGCTTTTAGCAATATTTCCGATATGCTTAACGATTGGTAAGGTATATTTTTCTTCCAGTGCTTTCATTTCATCGGCAGATGCCCAATCTTCACCAATAGCGATCTTAGCCGGGTCAGGCCATTTCTGCGCAACGCCTTTGGTCCCGCTTACCAGGTGGATCCTGGAATAAGGGCGGGTTGAGCTTACATCATGCTGCAGCATCATCGTTTTCCCTTTGATGGTCCTGATGATGGTGGTATTCATGTTGCCCCTGTAGTTATAAGCTGTATAAGGCTTGTAGAAGTCATCTTTTGCAGCCAGTTCTTTTGCATGGACTCCCATACTGAAATCGTTGGATGACATCGAAACCAGGTGGTCCATCTGGTCGCCCCTGTTAATGTTCAGGACCTGGGCAATTGGACCCAGACCGTGAGTAGGGTAGAGATTGCCGTTACGCTTACCGTTTTCCTTTAAACGCCACATATCGGCATACCCTTTTTTGGAAAAGTTCAAGTCAATCAGGTTATGTATATAAGCGCCTTCAGTATGAACAAGTTCTCCGAAGATTCCATTACGCGCCATATTAAGGGTCAGTAATTCAAAGAAATCATAACAACAGTTTTCAAGCATCATGCAATGCTTCCTGGTTTTTTCTGAAGTTTCCACCAACTGCCAGCATTCATCCAGGGTCAGTGCGGCAGGAACTTCTGAAGCAGCATGTTTTCCGTGGTTCATGGCATACACTGCAATGGTTGTATGTAATGACCATGGGGTAGTAATGTAGATTAAGTCGAGGTCATTACTTTCCGCCATGGCCTTCCAGCCGTTTTCCCCCGTGTATTCCTTAGCCTTTGGAAGCCCGGCTTTTACCAGGATTTCCTGGGCTTTGGTAACACGATCAGGAAACTTATCGCATAATGCTTTTATTTCTACGCCTTCGATAAAGCTCATTCTTTCTACTGCACCAGGGCCCCTCATGCCAAGTCCTACAAAACCGATCCTGACCTTATCAAGTTTCGGGGCCGCATAACCACTCATATTAAACTGTGCAGGTAATTTATTAAGGTGGCGGTTATAATTATCCGCTTCGGCTGCTTCCTGATCTTTTGCCCAGGCTGGCAGTCCACCTACAATTGCGCCTGTTCCCAATGTGATATTTCGTAAAAAATTTCTTCGGTTTGAACTCATGTTGGAATGATTTGGCTTTGTTATTAAATGTATTTATTCAGGATGCCCAGTAAGATTTTTTCCTTGGCAATCAGTTTTTGTAAGAGGTCAATCTGGTTCATCGCCCGGTTATAATTATGGCCTTTATACCTGGCCCCGTAATATACATCATTATTGAAGTGGTCAGCCAAAAACCTGATAGCCTGCATATAGATCATAAATTTACCGGCATATACAAATGCAGCTTTTTCAGCAGGTGTCAGCACTGCTTTCATTTCCTCCATATATCCACGTACAATAGCGCTAAAAATATCCTCGCGGATCGAATTTTTAGAAAGGTCAGTTTCTTCCTCACTTGCTGGTGATAAATAGGTGCGCAGCATATCACCTGCATCACTGATGAAATAGCCCGGCATTACAGTGTCGAGGTCTATTACACAGATGCCTTTTTTATTATTGTCAAGCAATACATTATTAATCTTGGTGTCATGGTGCATTACCCTGATCTTGAATTCCGGATTATTGCAAATGGCATCAAATTCTTCAACTATCGATACTTGTTCCTGAATATAGCGAACCGCACCGGCAGCTGCTGCAATTCTTTCCTGGTTGCCTTTTTTCAGCGATTGCTGGAATTGATCATACCGGAGTCGCAGGTTATGGAAGTCGGGAATGGTATTATGCAGTTCACGCGCATCCATTCCCGATAGTAATGCCGTGAATTTTCCAAATTGTTTTGCCGCTTCATAAGCTTCTTCCGGCGTGTTAACAACATTTAAGGTATGCGATCCTTTAACAAATGGAACCAGGCGGTAATAACCATCACCCTCTACAAAAGCAAGTTCCTGGTTGGTCCTTGTTTTAATTGGTACGACAATCTGGTAGTCGGGATATTTCTTATTGAGGTAATCGGCAATTTTCCGGACATTTTCGGCAATGAAATGGGGATGTTGAAAAACTGAGGTATTTATTTTTTGAAGAATATATTCCGCTTGATTATTATATATACGCCAGGTGGAGTTGATCAGGCCAGAACCAAATGGCTCTGATCGCATATCTTCAGACGCAAGCAAAAATTCCGGCAATATCGATTGTACCATTTAATAGAATTCAGGTGGCCATTTGTAACATCTAACTTATGCTATAACTTTCACTAATTGGTATGCAACCGATTGTTCAAATTGAAATTCTTTTGGCTGGAAGGCAACTTTGCTAGCTTTTTCTTTTTTTTGCCGCGATTTGGCCTTTTTTTGCAAATAAACTTCCCGGATTTTTTTGTAAGTCTGCTTCGAATATTTTCAGTGCTTTATTATAGTCACCGGATTTAAGATAGGCATTCCCAAGCCAATACCTGGCAGGAAGTAACCAATCTTTCGGTTCGTTGTAGATCATGGCATCCTCCAGTTCGACAGCCTTTGAATATGCGGCAATCGACTTCTGTTGATCACCACTTGCTCCAGCAATTGCACCTTCTAAAATTGCCTGGGCAACCAATCCGCCTGATAGTGGGGCATTCATTGCACCAATTGGAAGGCTAAGGGAAGAATCAGCGAGTAAAGCTTGCATTTTTTGTAAATGCGTCTGGCTTTGCTGGATATTTCCTTTTTGCACATAGGCAAGCCCTTTGCAAAAGGCCTGTAAAATTTTTCCATATACAAGGTTATCTGGAATTTCAGGCTGGTCCAGGATTTCATCCCAATGCCCAAAAGCTGCCATAATAAACTCCGGACTCAGGTAAATATACTGGACATAATAGCCCATTCCGGGAATGGTTAACCAATCGGCTGGAATGCTGTTGCGACAAGACTCGGCCAATTTTAATGCATTCGGATAATCTTCAACATTAATGGCACAGGCCGCCTGCATGTGCCGGTTATGTATTTCGTATAAATCTACTTTGTCTGATACAGCAGGGAAAAGTGTCTTATATAAATCGTACCCTTTTATTGCATCAGTGTTAACCTGAATGCCTTTTTCGAATTTCCCGGTTCTTACATAAATATGAGATGGCATATGAACCATGTGGGAAAGGGAAGGTGCAAGGCTACCCAACCTGTCCGCACTTTGCATTGCCTTTGCAGGATCATCAGAAGCTTCAACTGTATGGATATAATAGTGATTGGCACCTGGATGGAGTGGCGATTTTTTGAGTACGGTTTCCAGAACCTGAACTATTTCCGGGGTCCATTCTTTAGGACTGCCGTTATGGTACCAGAAATCCCAGGGGTGAAGCAGCATCAAAGCGTCAGCAAAAAGGCTGCCGATATCTGCATCCTGTTCATTTTCCTTGAATACCAGCCGCATGGCTGCTGCATACTGTTCATTAAGTTTAATTTGATTGGTTGCACTATCCTTGCTATACCGGAGCTGCATCGCTTTTATCAGCGATTGTTCTTTTTGCGTTGCTGAAGACAGGTGCTGAACGGCAAGATCCGCTGCTTTGCTGGCATCAACTGATGCGGAATATCCAATATCATTGATATTGGGTCCCAGTGCCAGCGCTTCCCCCCAATATAACATGGCACAGCCAGGATCAAATTGCTGTGCTTTCCTGAAAGAGGGTACTGCTTCAATAATATGGAAGCCATAATACAGGTTGATCCCCTGATTGAAATAAAACTGCGCACTATCATTTGATGTGGAGATTTTCCAGGACCATTTCCCGGCACCAGGAAGAGGTACCATTTCATTAGCCAAACTGGCAATATTTATTAAGTTCCAGTTTGGTGTGCAGCCAATATTAGTTTGTACTATTTTTTCCCTTATAGCCTTTAGAGCATTCTCATCAACATCATTTCTAGGGTGTGAAATAGCTAATAAGACAAGGCAGAACCAAGCCAGCAGCAGTTTCATGATGGTATATTTCCTTTTAAGTTACGAAGAAATCCGGTGTTCGTTTTCTTAACCCTCCTGTTTTTTCCAGCTTTTACGCTCCTGGGCGAGGTACCTGTCAAGAAGCATCAATCCGAGAACAGAATTAATGATCATGAAGGCATTAATATAGTTATTACTGAAGGCTTTAGAAAAATTGATCTTGGTAAAATCAATCGGCAGAGCGGAGGTTCCCGAACCAACAGTCCAATCAATCTGGCCGATGGCATAAATCAGGAAACCTGCAATCAGGGTAAGGAAAAAACCGGCGATGCCATAAATGATCTTCTTATTGATATAGGACTTCGCTGATGGCGCGATCTGGTACCTGGCAATTTCTTCCATAACATTGCGGGTAAAGCGCATGGAAGGGGAATCCAGGTCGATATTTTCAGACAGGGAGGCATTGAAATGTATCAATTCCTCATATTTCCTGCGCCATTCCTGGTTGGTGGCAATCAATTCGGCTATTACACTGCGTTCATCAGCACTACCTAAACCGTCAATGTACTCCCAAAGCTGGAAGTCAATATTATGTGGCGTTTGCATATATTCCTTATTTAAGGTCAATAATGTGCCAGGTCTTTAACTTCCTGGGCAAAATATTTCTCCATTTTTTCTTTTAACCGTTGTCGGGCGCGGTGCAGCCGCACCTTTACCGTATTTGTTTCCTGGCCCAATACCTGGGCGATTTCTTCAAGGCTCTGTTCCCCATTGTAAAAAAGGGTAATGACCTGTGCGTCATCAGGGGATAGTAGTTGAATCGCCTTGTTTACCATGGCAATTTTGGACTTCTGTTCCACCTGGTTGGCCCGCATTCCCCCATCTATATTATCTGCATGGGCAAATACCTTGTCATTATCCAGCGACTGGATGTCCAGCTTGTTTTTCCTCAGGAAAGTTATGCTGGTGGTGGTCGCGATGGTATACAGCCAGGTACTGAATTTACTATCCCCCCTGAAATCGGCCAGGCTACGGTAAGCTTTTACAAATACATCCTGTGCCACCTCTTCAGCGTCCTCCCTGGATGGCAGGTAGCGCAAAATGATGGTAAAAATATAGTTCTGATACTTGCTAACTAACTGGGCATAAGCCTGTTGGTCGCCTTTTCGGACTAGTTGTATTATATCGTTATCTGTAAGCCCTGTTTGCATGGCTGGTTATATGACGCGATTTCAACGCTCCCGGTTACAAACAATTATTTTACCTGTTTGTGAATTTAAGGCTTTTTAGGGTGGACTGGTGTAACCTGTACGGGCAAGGGGTTGTCTTAGGTGGTAGATTCCTTTACCGGAAAAAAGTTTTTCAGAAGGCTGTAACCTGGATCCGGAAGTGGTCGTCTGATTGAACAGAACAAACAATATACAGAACAATAAAAACTTGATTTTATGAACGCTACGGAAATGTTAACTGCAATTTC comes from Flavihumibacter fluvii and encodes:
- a CDS encoding FdhF/YdeP family oxidoreductase is translated as MSDESTRKPLSENPVKYTGLSISQVKETAGGIPAVLSAFRHILAETGWVRGWKALAQLNQKRGYDCPGCAWPDPDDERSGLAEYCENGAKAVAEEATNKKIGPDFFLQNSVYELSLLSDFEIGKKGRIESPLYLPAGATHYRAITWSDAFEKIATYLKELSHPDQAIFYTSGRTSNEAAFLYQLFVRSFGTNNLPDCSNMCHESSGVALGESLGIGKGSVTLDDFNQAEVILILGQNPGTNHPRMLTALQKAKRNGAIIVSINPLREAGLIGFDNPQQIRGMLHMDPALSDLFLQVKINGDLPLLQAINYLLLQEEEMAPGTILDIAFIEKNTIEFRQYVRHIKALDFSVLAKQAGIGEEEILALVRLIRHKKRIIACWAMGLTQHKNAVDTIKEIVNLLLLKGSIGVPGGGTCPVRGHSNVQGDRTMGIYEKPSKDLLEALREQFHFDPPAKHGYDVVDSIRALHNGSATFFMAMGGNFLSATPDTAFTSEALRKCGMTVHITTKLNRSHLVHGKESIILPCLARSDKDMQNGVSQFVSCENSMGVVQSSMGNLAPVSDQLLSEPAIVCKMAKAYFGTTGTINWDGFLQHYDYIREAIEKTIPGFDGYNQKVRKPGGFYLPNANREGRFETFSSKAQFNIADYQPQILSDHELLMMTIRSHDQFNTTIYGLDDRYRGIKGERRVIFMNAEDMAALGLEPKSVVNIYNFEGGKERVAKGFIAIPYNIPRKCTATYFPETNVLVPLGIVADKSKTPVSKGVVIEVRK
- a CDS encoding Gfo/Idh/MocA family protein is translated as MSSNRRNFLRNITLGTGAIVGGLPAWAKDQEAAEADNYNRHLNKLPAQFNMSGYAAPKLDKVRIGFVGLGMRGPGAVERMSFIEGVEIKALCDKFPDRVTKAQEILVKAGLPKAKEYTGENGWKAMAESNDLDLIYITTPWSLHTTIAVYAMNHGKHAASEVPAALTLDECWQLVETSEKTRKHCMMLENCCYDFFELLTLNMARNGIFGELVHTEGAYIHNLIDLNFSKKGYADMWRLKENGKRNGNLYPTHGLGPIAQVLNINRGDQMDHLVSMSSNDFSMGVHAKELAAKDDFYKPYTAYNYRGNMNTTIIRTIKGKTMMLQHDVSSTRPYSRIHLVSGTKGVAQKWPDPAKIAIGEDWASADEMKALEEKYTLPIVKHIGNIAKSVGGHGGMDFIMDWRLIDCLRNGLPLDQDVYDAALWSAIAPLSEASVKSRSKSIDIPDFTRGNWKSNKPVNLTLDGGGTTTIRNQKA
- a CDS encoding phosphotransferase enzyme family protein, whose amino-acid sequence is MVQSILPEFLLASEDMRSEPFGSGLINSTWRIYNNQAEYILQKINTSVFQHPHFIAENVRKIADYLNKKYPDYQIVVPIKTRTNQELAFVEGDGYYRLVPFVKGSHTLNVVNTPEEAYEAAKQFGKFTALLSGMDARELHNTIPDFHNLRLRYDQFQQSLKKGNQERIAAAAGAVRYIQEQVSIVEEFDAICNNPEFKIRVMHHDTKINNVLLDNNKKGICVIDLDTVMPGYFISDAGDMLRTYLSPASEEETDLSKNSIREDIFSAIVRGYMEEMKAVLTPAEKAAFVYAGKFMIYMQAIRFLADHFNNDVYYGARYKGHNYNRAMNQIDLLQKLIAKEKILLGILNKYI
- a CDS encoding tetratricopeptide repeat protein; the encoded protein is MKLLLAWFCLVLLAISHPRNDVDENALKAIREKIVQTNIGCTPNWNLINIASLANEMVPLPGAGKWSWKISTSNDSAQFYFNQGINLYYGFHIIEAVPSFRKAQQFDPGCAMLYWGEALALGPNINDIGYSASVDASKAADLAVQHLSSATQKEQSLIKAMQLRYSKDSATNQIKLNEQYAAAMRLVFKENEQDADIGSLFADALMLLHPWDFWYHNGSPKEWTPEIVQVLETVLKKSPLHPGANHYYIHTVEASDDPAKAMQSADRLGSLAPSLSHMVHMPSHIYVRTGKFEKGIQVNTDAIKGYDLYKTLFPAVSDKVDLYEIHNRHMQAACAINVEDYPNALKLAESCRNSIPADWLTIPGMGYYVQYIYLSPEFIMAAFGHWDEILDQPEIPDNLVYGKILQAFCKGLAYVQKGNIQQSQTHLQKMQALLADSSLSLPIGAMNAPLSGGLVAQAILEGAIAGASGDQQKSIAAYSKAVELEDAMIYNEPKDWLLPARYWLGNAYLKSGDYNKALKIFEADLQKNPGSLFAKKGQIAAKKRKS